In a genomic window of Scomber japonicus isolate fScoJap1 chromosome 17, fScoJap1.pri, whole genome shotgun sequence:
- the cep43 gene encoding FGFR1 oncogene partner — protein MSAAEDDTELRDLLIQNLENSGVLNKLKAEMRAAVFLAMEEQDRLENKTPLVNENLKKCLNSKDGRLVAGLIVDFLQVFNLDFSLSVFQPEINSLNGLDSRDSVCRDLCLSESELNRKSPLLLELVRRGRHRDQSAVSQCEQETRGNIPKEPSQKQISAARKTFDVHDKNKSGSVLKDDLKSVFTDLFPSLNKNMLERFVADELKAADKSFSKTVDFQLFLGIYRRLFTQCRSVVVQESDDVTPSRTEERVGSPPVSKDSECVLGKGDVRRGESSSLKKDRLDLDLEAGDEPEEGDSFFDDPLPKPQKTYGWKMETSGARESPAGSLSEGRGGGGSEGGRGAGAGSEGGRGAGAGSEGGRGGGGSISTSDLSHSRNASNSREKGFKDSKTLNEKTGSLHLDDDVEYDDDFNSHRSDLSRSELSIGEEIEEVSIEGPDHSDKFDESTQDLSVSQLSHSHADYMEEVS, from the exons GCGGAGATGAGAGCAGCTGTGTTTCTGGCCATGGAGGAGCAGGACCGACTGGAG AACAAAACTCCTCTGGTGAATGAAAACCTGAAGAAATGTCTGAACAGTAAAGACG gTCGGCTGGTCGCTGGTCTCATCGTTGACTTCCTGCAGGTGTTTAATCTGGacttcagtctgtctgtgttcCAGCCGGAGATCAACTCA ctgaacGGTCTGGACAGTCGGGACTCGGTCTGCAGAGATTTGTGTCTGAGCGAGTCGGAGCTGAACAGGAAGAGTcctctgctgctggagctggtCAGGAGGGGGCGCCACCGAGACCAGAGCGCCGTCTCCCAG TGTGAACAAGAAACAAGAGGAAACATTCCCAAG GAACCGTCTCAGAAACAGATCTCAGCCGCCAGGAAAACGTTCGACGTCCACGACAAG aatAAGAGCGGCTCGGTTTTAAAGGACGACCTGAAGTCTGTTTTCACTGATCTGTTCCCCAGTCTGAACAA GAACATGTTGGAGAGATTCGTAGCTGACGAACTCAAAGCTGCCGATAAGAGCTTCAGTAAAA CTGTGGACTTTCAGCTGTTTCTGGGAATCTACAGACGACTCTTCACTCAGTGCAGAAGTGTG GTTGTTCAggagtctgatgacgtcactcCGAGTCGGACAGAGGAGCGAGTCGGCTCTCCTCCGGTCAGTAAG gactCGGAGTGTGTGTTGGGTAAAGGTGACGTCAGACGCGGTGAGTCTTCCTCTCTGAAGAAGGACCGGctggatctggatctggagGCCGGAGACGAACCTGAAGAAGGAGACTCGTTCTTCGACGACCCGTTACCGAAACCTCAGAAGACCTACGGCTG GAAGATGGAAACATCTGGAGCCAGAGAGAGTCCAGCAGGATCCCTGTCTGAGggccgaggaggaggaggaagtgaaggaggaagaggagcaggagcaggaagtgaaggaggaagaggagcaggagcaggaagtgaaggaggaagaggaggaggaggaagcatcaGCACATCAGATCTGAGCCACAGCAGGAACG catCGAACTCACGAGAAAAAGGATTCAAAGACTCGAAGACGCTGAATGAGAAAACTGGATCTCTGCATTTAG ACGATGACGTTGAATATGACGACGACTTCAACAG tCATCGCTCCGACCTGTCGAGGAGCGAGCTGAGCATCGGCGAGGAGATCGAGGAAGTTTCCATCGAGGGACCGGATCACAGCGACAAG TTTGACGAGTCGACTCAGGACCTGAGCGTCTCTCAGCTGAGTCACAGTCACGCCGACTACATGGAGGAAGTGTCCTGA